Proteins found in one Planococcus citri chromosome 2, ihPlaCitr1.1, whole genome shotgun sequence genomic segment:
- the LOC135835424 gene encoding transcription factor Jra-like produces the protein MENHNHPKRGYCRDLPYESSQYVPHLSPLNADKYQDTIYFVSNISSPSVKYPVRYPIPFNEYQDMISCEPINSPLQCRMSDYSLLSEGHDYRIMSTPPSGGTNLTMHLTGGDHSHVMKRSPSEIQSPINMENQEVKKMSMKRERNRVAAAKCRKKKLEKIAQLEEKARLLREENLNLLNAFKKLKQEVDQLEQKINKHRDNGCDI, from the coding sequence ATGGAAAATCATAACCATCCGAAGCGAGGTTATTGCAGAGATCTGCCTTACGAATCTTCTCAATACGTGCCTCATTTATCACCTTTAAATGCGGATAAATATCAGGACACCATATACTTCGTTTCGAACATATCATCTCCTTCGGTGAAATATCCTGTAAGGTACCCGATTCCTTTCAACGAATACCAAGATATGATCAGCTGCGAACCGATCAACAGCCCGTTACAGTGCAGAATGTCCGACTACTCGCTTTTATCAGAGGGCCACGATTACAGGATAATGAGTACTCCACCCAGCGGCGGTACGAATTTAACGATGCATTTGACCGGAGGCGACCATTCGCATGTGATGAAAAGATCTCCGTCGGAAATCCAGTCTCCGATCAATATGGAAAATCAAGAGGTCAAGAAAATGTCTATGAAACGGGAGAGGAATAGAGTCGCTGCAGCAAAGTGTCGTAAAAAGAAGCTCGAAAAGATCGCTCAGTTGGAGGAGAAGGCCAGATTATTGAGGGAGGAGAATCTCAATTTGTTGAACgcttttaaaaaactgaaacaagAAGTGGACCAATTAGAACAGAAGATTAATAAGCATCGTGATAATGGTTGTGATATATAG
- the LOC135835428 gene encoding LIM domain only protein 3-like isoform X1, protein MLNTGENKANGLLTNSISTSTTNTTMLGPPTKECAQCGKRITERFLLKALDVFWHEDCLKCGCCDCRLGEVGSTLYHKANLILCKRDYLRLFGTTGYCSACNKVIPAFEMVMRAKSNVYHLECFACQQCNHRFCVGDRFYLCENKILCEYDYEERLVFANMAYNPSSLAHIRRQVSNLQPPATTRDNLSVNPDPARRSVPVYTSTTLIPQHSHPNQQLQNQQHRDDGSSGYGSPDSETFEPVQ, encoded by the exons AAGCAAACGGCTTACTGACTAATTCGATTAGCACTTCTACGACAAACACAACGATGCTCGGACCACCGACCAAAGAATGTGCCCAATGCGGCAAAAGAATCACAGAAAGATTTCTACTAAAAGCGTTGGATGTATTCTGGCACGAAGACTGTTTAAAATGTGGCTGTTGCGATTGTAGATTAGGCGAAGTTGGATCTACATTATACCACAAGGCTAATTTAATATTATGCAAACGTGATTACTTAag ATTATTCGGTACTACTGGTTATTGTTCTGCTTGTAATAAGGTTATACCAGCTTTCGAAATGGTTATGCGAGCCAAAAGTAATGTTTACCATCTAGAATGTTTCGCTTGTCAACAGTGCAATCACAG GTTTTGCGTCGGCGATCGATTTTACCTTTGTGAAAATAAGATTCTTTGCGAGTACGATTACGAAGAGAGGCTGGTGTTCGCGAATATGGCTTACAATCCTTCCAGCCTGGCTCATATTAGAAGGCAAGTCAGTAATTTACAG CCACCAGCTACAACAAGAGACAATCTAAGCGTTAATCCGGATCCAGCTCGGAGATCGGTGCCGGTATACACGTCGACAACGCTGATACCTCAACATTCGCATCCGAATCAACAGTTACAAAATCAGCAGCACCGAGACGATGGCTCCAGCGGATACGGTAGCCCGGATTCTGAAACTTTCGAACCAGTACAATAA
- the LOC135835428 gene encoding LIM domain only protein 3-like isoform X2 has protein sequence MLNTGENKANGLLTNSISTSTTNTTMLGPPTKECAQCGKRITERFLLKALDVFWHEDCLKCGCCDCRLGEVGSTLYHKANLILCKRDYLRLFGTTGYCSACNKVIPAFEMVMRAKSNVYHLECFACQQCNHRFCVGDRFYLCENKILCEYDYEERLVFANMAYNPSSLAHIRSHQLQQETI, from the exons AAGCAAACGGCTTACTGACTAATTCGATTAGCACTTCTACGACAAACACAACGATGCTCGGACCACCGACCAAAGAATGTGCCCAATGCGGCAAAAGAATCACAGAAAGATTTCTACTAAAAGCGTTGGATGTATTCTGGCACGAAGACTGTTTAAAATGTGGCTGTTGCGATTGTAGATTAGGCGAAGTTGGATCTACATTATACCACAAGGCTAATTTAATATTATGCAAACGTGATTACTTAag ATTATTCGGTACTACTGGTTATTGTTCTGCTTGTAATAAGGTTATACCAGCTTTCGAAATGGTTATGCGAGCCAAAAGTAATGTTTACCATCTAGAATGTTTCGCTTGTCAACAGTGCAATCACAG GTTTTGCGTCGGCGATCGATTTTACCTTTGTGAAAATAAGATTCTTTGCGAGTACGATTACGAAGAGAGGCTGGTGTTCGCGAATATGGCTTACAATCCTTCCAGCCTGGCTCATATTAGAAG CCACCAGCTACAACAAGAGACAATCTAA